The following DNA comes from Sphingorhabdus sp. M41.
GACCTTCTGGTCAGGGGCCACGGCTTTGGGAGGGTTCGCAAACAGCTTCGGCCTTCTCGCCGTATCGCGTCTGGGAGTCGGTATTGGTGAGGCAGCCACTCAACCAGCGGGAACCAGCCTGGTCTATGATTATTGGCCCAAACATCGGCGCGGTTTCGTTATGGCGGTGCTGGCATCGGCCATAGCATTGGGTATCGGTGGCTCGCTGGCTCTGGGCGGGCTGGCTGCCGATTGGTGGGATCAGCTTGCCGCTGCAGGCAATGCGCCCGTTGCCCTGAAAGGCTGGCAATTTGCCTTTTTCGTGGCGTCCTTGCCCGGCTTCATTCTCGCGCTGTTCATGTGGCGACTGCGGGAGCCCGAGCGCGGCGTGATGGATGGAATAAAGACACCCCGTGATCCGCATCCGTTTCGCGCCAGCGCCGCGGTATTTGGCGCAATATTGCCAGGCTTCAACTGGTTCAATTTGCGCAGACAAAATGCCGGTCGTCGCGTGTGGAAATTTAACCTTGGCGCGCTGATCATCATCATCGGCCTGATGATGGGTCTCACCTATTTGTCAAACTGGATGTCGCCACGCCCGCCGCTTGAATTGGCTGGTCTGACGCTCAGTGCGCACGCGCTGCAATGGTGCGTTATCGGCTTTGGCCTGTTTGTCATCGTCAATCTTTTGCAGGGCATGAAGCTTTCCGACCGGCAGGCGTTTAACGTGATCAGCAAGTCGCCGACGCTGATCATGGCGATGGCCGTTGGTACACTGCAATCGGTGCTCAATTACGGCATGATGGCATTCAACCCCAGCTTCCTGATTGAAAGCTACGCTATTTCGATGAAGGAAGTCGCCTGGCAATTCGGTCTGGTGGCTGCTGGCATGGGCATTATCGGCCCGCTGATTTGGGGTCCGCTTTCGGATAAATTGCAGCAGACTTTCCCTGGCGCTGGTCGCGCCTATGTCGCGCTCTTTGCGATGGGCATATCACCCTTCCTGTCTCTCTGGGTCTATACCTCGCCGGATTCGGGCAGCTTCTATCTGCGCTTTGTCGTGTACAGCGTCGTTCTGACCGGCTGGATGCCGCCACTATACGCGATCATCTATGATCAGGTGCTGCCGCGCATGCGCGGCATTACCGCCAGTGTCTATTTGCTGGTCATGACGATTTTGGGAATGGGTATCGGACCCTATGCAGTCGGCCTAATATCGGATGCGACCGGCAATCTGCAAATGTCGATGATCAGCATCAACATCGTCGGGATCCCGATCATCATTTTGATGCTGATCATTGCCCGCAGAGCCCAGCGGGATGAGGACGATTTGCTGAAACGGGCGAATGAGGCGTCATAGCAGACGCGCATTGGCTGGGGTCGATTAAGCCGCGAGCCCGATGTCTTCGGCATTGGCCCAGTTGCCATGCAGTCCGAAGCGCATGCGGATCGGGAGCTTGATGGTCGCGATCGGGCCCTTGTCCACTTGCTGCGCATCAAAGAGCAGCAAGTCGCTGCGCTGTTCTTCCAGCCGGTTACAGATCATGACGATCCAGCCGTCGCCTTCGGGCGCGCTTTTGCTGCGCGGAATGAAACAGGGTTCCTGCAAGGATGACACCGGCCCGCACCACCAATGCTGTTCGGCGCCGGTTTCCAGATCCTTGTGGAAAAGACAGTTCATCAGCAATCCACCGGCACTGCCACCTTTCAGCTCCACCGGACGCTTCATGTCCATTTCCAGCATCCAGCCGTGGCGATGTTTCAGTCCGGCAACGCGATCATCGATGCGCGGAAATTCGCCAGCCGTGTCGGTTAGCCGGGTGATGCTGTCAAATTCATCTCCGTTGGACGCCATATCAACCGTCCAGCGGGTGAGATAGCTCATCGCTTCCATGCCGTTAAACGGTTCGCCATGCACATCGGGGAAGAAGGGGAACATATTGTTCTTGGCTTCGGGCGTGTCGAAATGGATTTTCGTGCCTTCCTGATAGGCATTGAGGACATGGCTGGCGAAGCAATTGTCACGCTTGAACCAGCGGATATCGTCTGCTGTTGCGCCTTCGCGGCGCGGCAACACGCCGAGATAGACCGGCATCGTCGTGTCAAAGCCGAAATGCGGCAGGCCTTTTTCAAGCCTGTCCCAGCTGCCGATCGACGGCACGATATGAAACAGCGCATAATCTTCGGTGATCGCGAAGTCGTGCATCATGCAGTAATAAGGCGCCTTGAACCAGATTTCCCGAATCAGTTCGCCTTCCGGCGTCACTTCGTAAAAGGTGCAATCATCGGTGCACAGTCCGGAAGCCGCATAACCAAAGGCGATCATATTGCCGGTGGCCGGATCGATTTTCGGGTGCGCGGTAAAGGTCTGGCCGGTCATCTTGTCATTGAACCAGGTATAGCCATCGGTTTCCATCGTGGCCGGGTCCATGACAAGGGCAGGGGAATCTTCCTTCAGTGCATAAAGCTTTCCGCCGTGAATCCAGGCATTGGTGTTGGCGGTGCCACGAATTTCGCCTTTCACCTCTTCGTCATCGGTGAGCGGATTGCGGTAGGCTCCGAACATCGCCTTTCCGGCCTCATTCTCGATCTTCCATTTGTCCGTTTTCGCCCAGCGCTGACGAAAATCGCACTGACCGTCGTGGATATGGAAACGCGTGATCATTCCGTCGCCATTGAAGGAAATATCATCATCGAGTCGCGGCGGAAATTGGGGGTCTGGCTGAACCCGGAAAAAAGCGCCATTGAGTTCGGGGGGGATAACGCCTTCATGAACCAAATCGACTATGTCGGCCTCAATTCTTGACGGACTGTTGAATCCTGTGAAGTTTAGCGTGTCAGGGAAATTGGCCATCAGTGATTCTCTCGACAATTATTGTATGTTAGACTAACTATCTACAAAAGGGGCAGATATGACAAGACCGAAAGAAATATTGGTGCCAACCACGCCGCATGTCGAAGGCGATGAAGATATTGGTGAAATCAAAAATATTGTCGGCTTCCACATTCGCTTGGCGCACGGCGCTGTCTATCGTCACTTTACCGAAACATTTTCCGATCTCGACCTGACCCAGAAACAGGTTTCGGTGCTCTGGCTGGTGGATGATCATCCCGATATTGCCCAGACTGGCCTGGCGAAACGGATGCGGATGGACCGGGCAACCACGATGGCGATCATCAACCGTTTGCAGAAGCGCGGATATCTGGTTCGCGGCAAATCGAAAACCGATGGTCGCAAGCAAACATTGAATTTGACCGACGAAGGCAGGACGGCTCTGGCTTCCGCGAAAGTG
Coding sequences within:
- a CDS encoding carotenoid oxygenase family protein, yielding MANFPDTLNFTGFNSPSRIEADIVDLVHEGVIPPELNGAFFRVQPDPQFPPRLDDDISFNGDGMITRFHIHDGQCDFRQRWAKTDKWKIENEAGKAMFGAYRNPLTDDEEVKGEIRGTANTNAWIHGGKLYALKEDSPALVMDPATMETDGYTWFNDKMTGQTFTAHPKIDPATGNMIAFGYAASGLCTDDCTFYEVTPEGELIREIWFKAPYYCMMHDFAITEDYALFHIVPSIGSWDRLEKGLPHFGFDTTMPVYLGVLPRREGATADDIRWFKRDNCFASHVLNAYQEGTKIHFDTPEAKNNMFPFFPDVHGEPFNGMEAMSYLTRWTVDMASNGDEFDSITRLTDTAGEFPRIDDRVAGLKHRHGWMLEMDMKRPVELKGGSAGGLLMNCLFHKDLETGAEQHWWCGPVSSLQEPCFIPRSKSAPEGDGWIVMICNRLEEQRSDLLLFDAQQVDKGPIATIKLPIRMRFGLHGNWANAEDIGLAA
- a CDS encoding MFS transporter; this encodes MSEGAQTDASSPVIIPTKIPKGAHYALTLVALTGAVSLLDRQILAILAPAIKADLNIGDAEMGMLFGTVFALFYAVFSLPLGRLADGWVRTRLLAICLTFWSGATALGGFANSFGLLAVSRLGVGIGEAATQPAGTSLVYDYWPKHRRGFVMAVLASAIALGIGGSLALGGLAADWWDQLAAAGNAPVALKGWQFAFFVASLPGFILALFMWRLREPERGVMDGIKTPRDPHPFRASAAVFGAILPGFNWFNLRRQNAGRRVWKFNLGALIIIIGLMMGLTYLSNWMSPRPPLELAGLTLSAHALQWCVIGFGLFVIVNLLQGMKLSDRQAFNVISKSPTLIMAMAVGTLQSVLNYGMMAFNPSFLIESYAISMKEVAWQFGLVAAGMGIIGPLIWGPLSDKLQQTFPGAGRAYVALFAMGISPFLSLWVYTSPDSGSFYLRFVVYSVVLTGWMPPLYAIIYDQVLPRMRGITASVYLLVMTILGMGIGPYAVGLISDATGNLQMSMISINIVGIPIIILMLIIARRAQRDEDDLLKRANEAS
- a CDS encoding MarR family winged helix-turn-helix transcriptional regulator encodes the protein MTRPKEILVPTTPHVEGDEDIGEIKNIVGFHIRLAHGAVYRHFTETFSDLDLTQKQVSVLWLVDDHPDIAQTGLAKRMRMDRATTMAIINRLQKRGYLVRGKSKTDGRKQTLNLTDEGRTALASAKVAIQEHENWLKSRFKQKEVDLLIELLSKIHE